One stretch of Portunus trituberculatus isolate SZX2019 chromosome 23, ASM1759143v1, whole genome shotgun sequence DNA includes these proteins:
- the LOC123507714 gene encoding mediator of RNA polymerase II transcription subunit 25-like isoform X7, which translates to MVQYASVFYGTELSLVGGWGQVECFGPTCSENEILNSIRNARYSGKNLTRQAFILDGLQAALNMFEAMKQRSPAGENVQRCCILVTQSTPMSNPWSPTNLEKVILDIKRNKIQLSVVSAHKLVELYCLFDAAGGDHQSTLNKNYASKPQHLVLLQGFSLQERALSPSLMPYCQNTPVPTPPAPPTPHITQSVNVPTPAGPGVTTPSPGPVVTVGSPVPSQPPHVCVGKMVRPGAVNPMVVNPPQACGPQGMPVVRPIMPRMITPPRPRWPTDNVTGSTNTPPMNTWIAPNPRPQVISSIMLNQQPQPPVPTDGMGPKPQQQQPTPMPNVDGSMINTSIQGQNPQQPQMSVGPTGVNPTMNPPTQRTVVWQGTLEWQEKKPDNNSRVVHQVTCKMTSMVVDGEPEVKADHWATTLIMQMIPKHILGSIGNTFFRNVKTVMFLPDQSHALEILTNFLFRGMAGCVHVSHPSPHPSAHQQSDVKVIILLYSSEKKAYVGFVPIDQLSFVNKIKSVIQNARKSQTTTMMAPGTGPSTSHMGVPGNAGLQQLPSTAAGTGMNVIPTQSMIIHNNPQLTQALSQPLNPGGTNLLGTNQMSIAGSGVTQGPGVNVQMAPGQSVLASQLTTRPTLNLQQPQQQQQQQQQQQQQQQQQQQQQQQTEMLQMRQNPQQQPQQQQHHTLRQQVHQQRPSLTMSLGQQGPGGTAALGQPRMMQPMQGTGLKQLLQQQQQHVRLQHQQQQVQQQQQQQQHIIMMQQQGMRPQMTGQGQQVMGQAIGQQTLAQQALGQQNINQQGMGQTLQDGPDYIGDLL; encoded by the exons ATGGTCCAATATGCCTCTGTGTTCTATGGCACAGAGCTCTCCCTTGTAGGAGGGTGGGGTCAGGTGGAATGCTTTGGCCCCACTTGCTCTGAGAATGAGATTCTAAACTCCATCAGGAATGCCCG CTACTCTGGCAAAAACCTTACACGACAAGCATTTATCCTGGATGGACTTCAAGCTGCTCTCAATATGTTTGAAGCCATGAAGCAGCGCAGTCCAGCTGGAGAGAATGTACAGAGATGCTGCATCCTGGTGACTCAGAGCACACCTATGAGCAACCCCTGGTCCCCTACCAATCTGGAGAAGGTCATCCTGGATATCAAACGA AATAAAATCCAGCTGTCAGTAGTGTCAGCCCACAAGCTGGTAGAGCTGTACTGTTTGTTTGATGCTGCTGGGGGAgaccaccagtccaccctcaACAAGAACTATGCCAGCAAACCCCAACACCTGGTGCTCCTGCAGGGCTTCAG TCTGCAGGAGCGAGCACTGAGCCCATCCCTGATGCCGTACTGCCAAAATACACCCGTCCCCACACCCCCTGCACCCCCCACGCCCCACATAACCCAAAGTGTCAACGTGCCCACTCCGGCCGGTCCCGGAGTCACCACCCCCTCTCCAGGACCTGTTGTCACTGTGGGCTCTCCAGTTCCTTCCCAGCCACCTCATGTATGTGTTGGCAAG ATGGTGCGTCCAGGTGCAGTGAACCCCATGGTGGTGAACCCTCCACAGGCCTGTGGTCCTCAAGGTA TGCCTGTTGTGCGGCCCATCATGCCTCGGATGATCACTCCACCAAGGCCACGTTGGCCtacag ACAACGTTACTGGTAGCACCAACACTCCACCAATGAATACTTGGATAGCCCCCAACCCACGCCCACAAGTCATATCCTCCATAATGTTGAACCAGCAGCCACAGCCACCAGTTCCTACAGATGGCATGGGACCCAaacctcagcagcagcagcccacACCTATGCCAA ATGTTGATGGCAGTATGATCAACACCAGCATCCAAGGCCAAAATCCCCAGCAGCCCCAGATGTCGGTGGGCCCCACAGGTGTCAACCCCACCATGAACCCCCCAACCCAGCGCACCGTGGTGTGGCAAGGCACGTTGGAGTGGCAGGAGAAGAAGCCAGACAACAACAGTAGAGTGGTGCATCAGGTGACCTGCAAGATGACCTCAATGGTGGTCGATGGAGAGCCTGAAGT GAAGGCTGATCACTGGGCCACCACACTGATAATGCAGATGATCCCCAAGCACATCCTGGGCTCCATTGGCAACACCTTCTTCAGGAACGTCAAGACAGTCATGTTCCTCCCTGACCAGAGTCACGCCCTTGAGATCCTCACAAATTTTCTCTTCCGTGGTATG GCTGGATGTGTCCATGTGTCCCATCCATCACCACACCCATCAGCACACCAGCAAAGTGATGTCAAGGTGATCATCCTCCTTTACTCCAGTGAGAAGAAAGCATATGTTGGCTTTGTCCCCATCGACCAGTTATCCTTTGTCAACAAGATCAAGAGCGTCATTCAAAATGCCCGCAAGTCCCAG ACTACAACCATGATGGCACCTGGCACTGGTCCTAGCACATCTCACATGGGCGTACCAGGAAATGCAGGGCTCCAGCAGTTACCGTCTACTGCTG CAGGTACAGGGATGAATGTAATCCCCACCCAGAGCATGATCATCCACAACAATCCTCAGCTGACTCAGGCCCTCAGTCAGCCCCTCAATCCAG GTGGCACCAATTTATTGGGAACAAACCAGATGTCCATAGCAGGAAGTGGTGTGACTCAGGGCCCTGGAGTCAATGTGCAGATGGCTCCTGGCCAGTCAGTACTGGCCAGCCAACTTACCACACGACCAACTCTTAATTTACAACaaccacagcagcaacaacaacaacaacaacagcagcagcagcagcaacagcaacagcagcagcagcaacagcaaacaGAGATGTTGCAAATGAGACAAAATCCA cagcagcaaccacagcaacagcagcatcatACACTACGGCAACAAGTGCACCAACAGAGGCCCAGCTTGACCATGAGTCTGGGCCAGCAGGGTCCAGGAGGCACAGCTGCCCTGGGTCAGCCACGTATGATGCAACCCATGCAGGGCACTGGCCTCAAGCAACTTCTGCAGCAGCAG CAGCAACATGTGAGGCTccagcaccaacagcagcaagtacagcagcagcagcaacagcaacagcacatTATTATGATGCAGCAACAAGGAATGCGGCCACAAATGACAGGCCAAGGTCAGCAAGTGATGGGGCAGGCCATTGGGCAGCAGACACTAGCACAGCAGGCCTTGGGTCAGCAGAATATCAACCAGCAGGGCATGGGACAGACACTTCAAGATGGCCCAGACTATATTGGGGACTTGTtgtaa